ACCCCGAAATAGAAAGGATATTAAAAAAGGTCTATTCTCAAATGTTTGTAGTACATTTTACGGCTGATGGGCATATCTTTAACTATACGTTCAAAGGAAATGATGAAGACTCAAAAGGTTTGCAGCAATTGATCAGTGAATTTCAGATCGTTTTAAAACAGATGCCGGACTACACTACAGAAGAAAACACAGCGGATGGAACAGTTTATGCGCAATATAAAAGAGATGAGATATTACCTTGCTTTTTAAAAAAACAGAGACATGGATTCTATATAAACAAACAGCAGTCGTATAAAAAAAATATTATCAAATCAGATGCCAATGCTACAATCGCAAAAAGCTGGATAGAAACTTTTGATTCAAAAGAGATTATAGAAGTTGTATCCGGAACAAAGAAAATTTCCGAATACGTCAAGCAGATTTCGCTTACAAAGGTGGAACAGCCTATCGACAACACTTTGGATATTTGGCGATATAGTGGAGATATCAATAATCTAATTGAACACTATAAAAACGACTCAGAAGAGAGTTATATCAAAAAGGCCTCAAAAGAAGCAGCAAAAAAATATATAAAGCAAAATAGAATTTCTCTTGATTCTCTTCTTCTTAGTATCAAGGGAAAGGATCCTCAACAACTCATGAAGATTGCAGAATATCTAAAACTTTTTCCTGATGAAGCTACAAAACTGTTACCATTCATCAAAAGTGCTGATTACAAGATGGCCGCAGATCTTATCTTTGTTCTTCAGCGTGCAGGCACAGTACAGGCTCAGCTTGTATTGCAAAAGATTGTACAAGATACTGACTATAAACAGGTTAATCGTATACGTGCCATTATTGCTTTGGGTGGAGTTAAGGAGCCGTCCGAGGACACCATCAATTTTCTTTGGCAAATCCAATCTAAAAGAGACTCTTTAAACGACAAACGACTATCTGATACTGCCTTACTCAATATTGGAAGGTTTGGAAAGAACTCACCCTATGCAGACGAAATTAAAGCAAAACTTTCTGAACTCGCTCAAAATATACCCAATGATAGTTCAGAAAAAAGAATTCTCCTATTAAGTATGAAGAATGCAGACGCACAATATTTTGAAAGCGATATAGTTGATGCACTCAGAAGTAGCAATCCGCGTGTACGCTCTGCTGCTGTTAAGGCACTTTCCAAGCTCAACAAAGAGTCTGTCAGAGATGAACTACTGCCGCTGTTTACAACGGATGAAGATCTTGAAGTACGCCAGCAGCTTGCAAAAACACTTCTCACTATTGATCCGAATGGTGCATTGATGTCTCGTGCCAGGGAAAATATTCTCAAAGAGGATGATAGCCTTGTAAGAAAAAATCTCATCCTGTATCTTTTAAAATATAGGGAGAAGTACCCTGAAAATGACAATATACTCAAAAAACTCCGAAAAATAGAAAGGGATAAAAATAATCAGATTCTACTGATTAAAAATGGTTATTAATTAAAGCAGATTGGTGTACATTCTTGTTATAAAAAATGTACGATTATCAAAAAATATGAAGAAAATAAAAATGAGTAGAGGCAGTAGAGTAAAAAGTGATACATTTTAGGTTGTATTTGATAGGTTTGA
The Nitratiruptor tergarcus DSM 16512 genome window above contains:
- a CDS encoding HEAT repeat domain-containing protein, which codes for MSKKKLLLIALLLCIVAALFASYQFFANQEKYIHHCNKSHYSYIINQKLIYTFSSKVTIRLLELNRSSTISTLMKGLLNVRFYGHDSNGTIALMQLSNLSLDLGNPEIERILKKVYSQMFVVHFTADGHIFNYTFKGNDEDSKGLQQLISEFQIVLKQMPDYTTEENTADGTVYAQYKRDEILPCFLKKQRHGFYINKQQSYKKNIIKSDANATIAKSWIETFDSKEIIEVVSGTKKISEYVKQISLTKVEQPIDNTLDIWRYSGDINNLIEHYKNDSEESYIKKASKEAAKKYIKQNRISLDSLLLSIKGKDPQQLMKIAEYLKLFPDEATKLLPFIKSADYKMAADLIFVLQRAGTVQAQLVLQKIVQDTDYKQVNRIRAIIALGGVKEPSEDTINFLWQIQSKRDSLNDKRLSDTALLNIGRFGKNSPYADEIKAKLSELAQNIPNDSSEKRILLLSMKNADAQYFESDIVDALRSSNPRVRSAAVKALSKLNKESVRDELLPLFTTDEDLEVRQQLAKTLLTIDPNGALMSRARENILKEDDSLVRKNLILYLLKYREKYPENDNILKKLRKIERDKNNQILLIKNGY